Proteins co-encoded in one Bacteroidales bacterium genomic window:
- a CDS encoding non-canonical purine NTP diphosphatase, with amino-acid sequence MKLVFATNNRHKLDEIQNILNTPGINIVSLLDIGFAGEIPETAETLEGNALQKARFIYEKFQTTCFADDTGLEVECLNGAPGVYSARYAGEGCNFDDNIEKLLKEMKDCSNRRACFKTVVSLIMDGREYLFEGKICGNILQERRGVQGFGYDPVFVPDDHEKTFAEMLPEEKNRISHRYRAIAALKEFFMKQKKQV; translated from the coding sequence ATGAAATTGGTTTTTGCCACAAATAACAGGCATAAACTTGATGAAATACAGAATATTTTAAACACTCCGGGTATCAATATTGTTTCGCTTCTGGACATAGGTTTTGCTGGTGAGATTCCGGAAACAGCAGAAACCCTTGAAGGAAATGCACTCCAGAAAGCACGGTTTATTTATGAAAAATTCCAAACTACTTGTTTTGCTGATGATACGGGCTTAGAGGTAGAATGTTTAAACGGAGCACCGGGAGTTTATTCAGCACGTTATGCCGGCGAGGGCTGCAATTTCGATGATAATATTGAAAAGCTGCTGAAAGAAATGAAAGATTGCTCTAATAGAAGGGCTTGTTTTAAAACAGTTGTCTCATTGATTATGGATGGCAGGGAATACCTGTTTGAAGGAAAAATTTGCGGCAACATATTGCAAGAGCGTAGGGGTGTTCAGGGTTTTGGATATGACCCCGTTTTTGTTCCTGATGACCACGAAAAAACATTTGCCGAAATGCTGCCTGAAGAAAAGAACCGTATCAGCCACAGATACAGAGCTATTGCTGCGCTAAAAGAGTTTTTTATGAAACAAAAAAAGCAGGTCTAA